CAGTTCCGCGTGATCAAGCGCAACGGCCAGCGCGTCGAATTCGACCGCGCCAAGATCATCGGCGGCATCGCGCGCGCCTGCGAGAAGCGGCCCGTGACCCTCGAACAGATGGAGGCCGTAGCCGATGCCGTCGAGCGTGACCTTGCGTCGAATCTTTCCCTGGAGGTGCCGTCCGGCACCGTCGGCGAGCTGGTGATGAAGCGGCTGCGCGACGTGGACGAGGTGGCGTACGTACGCTTCGCCTCGGTCTACCGGTCGTTCAAGGACGTGGACGAGTTCATGCGGGAGTTGCGACAGATCCTGGCCGGCAAGGAGGGCGCCGATGGCTGACGGCTTGCCCCGGCCCGACCAGAGGTCTTCGCCCGCGCGCGAACCGGAGAACGGCCAGGGCGGTCAGATGACCCTGCTCGATCATCTGGAGGAGTTGCGGACCGCGCTGATCCAGTCGCTGATCGCCGTGGGCCTGGCCGCGATCGGCTGCTGGTTCCTGTCCCGGCCGCTGCTCGACCTGCTCGTGGCGCCG
This genomic window from bacterium contains:
- the nrdR gene encoding transcriptional regulator NrdR, with the translated sequence MKCPLCGADDDKVVDSRSVREGLAVRRRRECTACHERFTTYEYIEAKQFRVIKRNGQRVEFDRAKIIGGIARACEKRPVTLEQMEAVADAVERDLASNLSLEVPSGTVGELVMKRLRDVDEVAYVRFASVYRSFKDVDEFMRELRQILAGKEGADG